Within the Aspergillus luchuensis IFO 4308 DNA, chromosome 5, nearly complete sequence genome, the region GGTAGGCGAATAACGAGATGATTGTTCGCTAGTTGATCATCGACTACTTTCCCCGGAGCAACGGAAACGAGAGCCTGTCAAGCCCCGCATGGCCGAGCCCAACCTTTGGCGGTGCGTTTTGAACTACGCCGAACTAGTCTTGGATAGTGCGAGCGAATGCAACGGACTGGGATTGCAGCCGCCAATGCAGGAGGTTGTCTGTCCAGTGACATTGCGAGGGCCTGCCGGGAAAAGACTGTCCCTAGTCCGTTTATCGATGACCCGCATCCAGAACAATccttccaccctccccctccccctcctcgcAACCCGTTCATTTATGTTAATTgttatagtaattattattattattattattattattattgatttaCTATGCTACAGTAGTCGTGGCTGTCCCGAGAGTGGAGAGGCGCTTAGAGCGACAAGCATGACTAGtcaggtatgtatgtagtaagTATCATCCATGGTGGGAAGTAGACCAGCGCCTCCATACGGCATCATGATCTCAATTCAATGGAGGAAGGGGGAACAATTGGAGGGGTAATACTGCTCTGGAACTCACACCCGGTAAGATCTAGTTTAATCTGCATAGCCGATCCAGAAAAGTAAGGATTGAACCCTGGGCCGACAAGGTTAATCATACCTACGGTCGCgcggaagggaaagaaggttgACTTGGGGTAAGTAGGATGGACGGATGGATTAAGGGGAGGAAATAGTAACTACTGGGTGGTGGTaaaagtagtaagtagtactgagGAGGTACCTTAGCAGCCGGGAGCAGTACAACCTTGGCCAGTGTGAAGCTACGACGGTACCAAGCCTGAACCAAGCCTGAAGTAGCAGCGCGCCTCCACCCGGACACCGGGGGAGCGGGACTCCTCTCAACAATTAAAATCATAAACTGTCTCTCTCCAAAAGGGACATCCCTCTTTTTAGTTCGGGCATTGGGTTCAATAAATAactgtctctcttccccatcctgGGCACCagttgcttttctttccccccctcctctcctcttttttctctcccaatcttgcatctttcttctctactcctctccctctccctcctctttctccctcctacAATTCTCCCTTTGTAAtaaaccctcctccccttgcgCGAAACTTTGCCTGAACCCCACCAACCAGCAGTGCTGCAATTCTTTTGACAAGTGAGCTTAATCCCCCGCCCGCAAACTCACGTGCACTCCGGTGCCACGAATTGAACCCCTCGCCCTTTTGCCCACCAGAAAGAGGGTTACCTTACAATTGGAATGTCTCATCCCTTTCTAACATTAGTACAGCTCAAATACACATTTTTGTTGGGACACACACAAAACATGGCCGACGGCAGTGTTATGCCCCCCAAGTCCTCCGTGGTAAGAAATCGCGCGTATTAAGCCGAGTTATCGCCGGGTCTCCGTGCTAATCCCGTCGGTTTCAGGTGGTCGAGGCCCACGAAGTCGACACCTTCCATGTCCCCGAAGCATTCCACCAGAAGCACCCGACAGGTACCCACCTGAAAGACCTTGACGAGTACCGGAAGCTCTATGAGGAGTCCATCCGCAGCCCAGACACTTTCTGGGCTCGTATGGCCCGCGAACTTCTTCACTTCGACCAAGACTTCCAGACCACCCACAGTGGGTCGTTGGAAAATGGCGACAATGCCTGGTTTGTTGAGGGTCGTCTGAACGCCTCCTACAACTGCGTCGATCGCCATGCCTTCAAGAACCCCGACAAGGTGGCCATTATCTACGAGGCCGATGAGCCCAGTGAGGGCCGCACAATCACCTACGGTGAGCTCCTGCGCGAGGTGTCTCGTGTTGCCTGGGTTCTCCGCCAGCAGGGTGTGAAGAAGGGTGACACCGTTGCTATCTACCTTCCCATGATTCCCGAGGCCATTGTCGCTTTCTTGGCTTGCTCTCGTATCGGTGCCGTCCACTCCGTTGTTTTCGCCGGTTTCTCCTCCGACTCTCTCCGGGACCGTGTCCTGGACGCTGGCTCCAAGGTCGTTATCACGACCGATGAGGGCAAGCGTGGAGGAAAGGTCATTGGCACCAAGCGCATTGTCGATGAGGCTCTGAAGCAGTGCCCCGATGTCACTAGCGTCCTGGTCTACAAGCGCACCGGCGCGGAGGTTCCCTGGACCAAGGGCCGTGATGTCTGGTGGCacgaggaggtcgagaagTACCCCAACTACCTTGCTCCTGAGCCGGTGAACTCGGAAGACCCTCTCTTCTTGCTCTACACCTCCGGATCCACCGGAAAGCCCAAGGGTGTCATGCACACCACGGCTGGTTACCTTCTGGGTGCTGCCATGACCGGCAAGTATGTCTTTGATATTCACGACGATGACCGCTACTTCTGCGGTGGTGACGTTGGCTGGATTACCGGCCACACGTACGTCGTGTATGCGCCCTTGCTGCTCGGATGCTCTACTGTGGTCTTCGAGAGTACCCCGGCTTATCCCAACTTCTCCCGCTACTGGGACGTGATCGAGAAGCACAAGGTGACCCAGTTCTACGTCGCACCCACTGCCCTGCGACTTCTGAAGCGGGCTGGTGACGAGCACATCCACCACAAGATGGCACACCTGCGTGTCCTGGGCTCTGTCGGTGAGCCTATTGCTGCCGAGGTCTGGAAATGGTACTTCGAGGTGGtcggaaaggaagaagcccaCATCTGCGATGTAAGTGAATTATCGGTTCTCCTTGGTGGGGAAGGTAGTCTAACACGCTTCAACAGACCTACTGGCAGACTGAAACGGGTTCGAATGTTATCACTCCTCTGGGTGGTATCACCCCGACGAAACCCGGAAGCGCGTCGCTTCCCTTCTTTGGTATTGAGCCCGCCATCATTGACCCGGTCTCTGGTGAGGAGATCACTGGCAACGATGTGGAGGGTGTGCTTGCCTTCAAGCAACCCTGGCCGAGCATGGCCCGTACCGTGTGGGGCGCCCACAAGCGCTACATGGATACCTATCTGAACGTTTACAAGGGCTACTACGTAAGCGACATTCGCACCCCCTGCGAGAAAATATGGTTCCATGGGCAGTAGCTGACTGACTTGCGCTTATAGTTCACTGGAGATGGTGCCGGCCGTGACCACGACGGATACTACTGGATCCGGGGTCGTGTTGACGATGTGGTTAACGTTTCTGGACATCGTCTGTCCACGGCTGAGATTGAAGCCGCCCTCATTGAGCACCGTAAGTTAACGCAAGAGACCGCCATCTATACAACAGCCACTAACCAGTAATGGCAGACATGGTGGCTGaagctgctgttgttggtatTGCCGACGAGCTTACTGGTCAGGCCGTCAACGCTTTCGTGGCCCTGAAGGAGGGCAACGAGACCAGCGACCAGGTCCGCAAGGATCTGATCATGCAGGTTCGTCGGTCCATCGGACCTTTCGCTGCCCCCAAGGCCGTCTACGTTGTCGAGGATCTCCCCAAGACCCGTAGCGGTAAGATCATGCGCCGTATCCTCCGGAAGATCCTGAGCGGCGAGGAGGACAGCCTGGGTGACACTTCTACTGTAAGACAACACCAATTCTTGCCTATCTTGGAAATGGAGACTAACTAAACCTGTAACAGCTGTCGGACCCTTCGGTTGTTGACAAGATCATTGCCACGGTGCATGCTGCCCGCGGCAAATAAGATCTTCGCATGACCCGAATTCAAGACGAGCGATATTCACAGCCATGAAACGAAAGCGATTAATCAGGATGTTATGATGAGTTGATTAGCATTATTGGGTGGACACAGTTGTCCGGAGGCGCAGTCATATTCCTATAAACCCCGTTTAGTGATTCCCAACGTGTTTGAGAGATGAACATTAAGGTGATCGCTGATCACCTTTTCAATATACATAACTTCTATTCTTCATACGAATTGTTTTCTTGTTGTCCAATGTAGTTTGGGGGTTCCTTCACATGACAGCACTGGTTGTCGGGGTCTCTCTTCTCTATTAGTAGTAGGTAGTTGATGGGAACGTCCAGGGTTACACCTTGTGAACAGTCCCTCGTTGGACCGATATACTGATACGGAGTCGGGCTCCTCATGCGTAGTTGCGGGAGTTAACATAACGTAGATATGCTGCATCAGTAGTGGGAGACTTGACACAGCTACTGTGAAGCCGGACACCCTTCTGGGGATATTATAGTTATCGGGATGCAAACATCCAGTTGCGATATTCCTTTGGCTACCCGGTCGGGCTCCCGATTCAGTCTCCGTCGCATCACGTGCCATTGTCGTAATGCAACGGTATCAACACCCGGCCACTCGGTTCCATTCCCCACTCCAGTGAGCACACCGCCCCGTCACGCCGTGACCGTACCATACCTGACATGGCCGACCTTCCCATAGTTAAGCGACAGCAACGAGCCAGTCAGGCAGGAAGGGAACCTGCCGtcgctctccctccctctctcttttctcttccttggctCTCGCAGCTTCTTCCCTCGACCACCGTCGCGcgtcctcctccctctgccTCACCTCGTCACTTTTTTCCCCGACTGCCACTCAAGTCGATTCCCTTCAGACTTGCTCACCTACTAGCTCCGACGGTACTTTTACGTCTGTAGCTAGTGTGGCCTTTTTCGTCCCTTTTACCCTTtcaccttttttttcttcttttcttcccttctcaaaACAAACACCCGTGCTCACCAGCGCGTCGACATCGTCTTTCCAAACTTACGCAACGTTGTCGCTTTATATTACGCTAGCGCGCTACGGCTGTTCTTTTCGCAAAATATTCATTCATACGGAGCTCtaatcatcgtcgtcctaAACGATCTTCCCGAGCCTTCCAACCTTCGATCGCAGACGTCCTTCGAACCGAATGACTCCCTAATATaaagcatcatcattcagCAAGATGTTCGGAGGTTTCGGACAGAACAACCAGCAAAGCTCCGGCTTCGGGGCAGGCTCTGGCTTTGGTGGCACGAGTACTGGTGGAGGTAGGTGTCTTCGTCTGGTTGCGAACCCCATCCTCGGTTATCCCGggttacttttcttttcctttacCTCGTCCCTTGAGACTCTCCGGTGCAAAAGGATCGGTATTTGCTGGTAGTTCCGAACGTCGAGCTGCGACCGTCCTATTAGgctcctcccaccaccgACCGCCCGTGGATGGCTTCGACACCGGGGCAAAACAGCAGCACTGCAAGAGAAGGGATCGCAGCTTCAATACAGTCTCTGACAGCATCTCCCCCGTCATCTAGGCTTTGGATCGACATCGTCGCCCTTTGGTGGCGGTAATACATCCGGTGGTGGCTTGTTTGGAAACACCTCCAGTAGCTTTGGTTCCGGTGGAGGTACGTGCCTGACGGCTATATCTCAGTGGGCTTGGCgatcctttctcttccaccTGTGCCTTGGGGCGGACCCCTCGACTTTCCTGTGCTCGATCACCGATCCGTGACCGAAATGGCGCTTTCGAGGACCCTCACCGCTGGCTCTTATGGCAGAA harbors:
- the ACS1 gene encoding acetate--CoA ligase (COG:I;~EggNog:ENOG410PGXP;~InterPro:IPR000873,IPR020845,IPR032387,IPR011904, IPR042099,IPR025110;~PFAM:PF00501,PF16177,PF13193;~go_function: GO:0003987 - acetate-CoA ligase activity [Evidence IEA];~go_function: GO:0016208 - AMP binding [Evidence IEA];~go_process: GO:0019427 - acetyl-CoA biosynthetic process from acetate [Evidence IEA]), encoding MSHPFLTLVQLKYTFLLGHTQNMADGSVMPPKSSVVVEAHEVDTFHVPEAFHQKHPTGTHLKDLDEYRKLYEESIRSPDTFWARMARELLHFDQDFQTTHSGSLENGDNAWFVEGRLNASYNCVDRHAFKNPDKVAIIYEADEPSEGRTITYGELLREVSRVAWVLRQQGVKKGDTVAIYLPMIPEAIVAFLACSRIGAVHSVVFAGFSSDSLRDRVLDAGSKVVITTDEGKRGGKVIGTKRIVDEALKQCPDVTSVLVYKRTGAEVPWTKGRDVWWHEEVEKYPNYLAPEPVNSEDPLFLLYTSGSTGKPKGVMHTTAGYLLGAAMTGKYVFDIHDDDRYFCGGDVGWITGHTYVVYAPLLLGCSTVVFESTPAYPNFSRYWDVIEKHKVTQFYVAPTALRLLKRAGDEHIHHKMAHLRVLGSVGEPIAAEVWKWYFEVVGKEEAHICDTYWQTETGSNVITPLGGITPTKPGSASLPFFGIEPAIIDPVSGEEITGNDVEGVLAFKQPWPSMARTVWGAHKRYMDTYLNVYKGYYFTGDGAGRDHDGYYWIRGRVDDVVNVSGHRLSTAEIEAALIEHHMVAEAAVVGIADELTGQAVNAFVALKEGNETSDQVRKDLIMQVRRSIGPFAAPKAVYVVEDLPKTRSGKIMRRILRKILSGEEDSLGDTSTLSDPSVVDKIIATVHAARGK